One segment of Anatilimnocola aggregata DNA contains the following:
- a CDS encoding organic hydroperoxide resistance protein: MTQTEKILYTSRTHTSGGRDGTSRSSDGRLDIKLSSPGMAGTGTNPEQLFAAGWSACFMSAMMLVAGKMNRKLPADAAIDAEVDLGLCGDEFLLRARLNISLPGLERETAQAVVDGAHQICPYSRATRGNIDVSINLV; encoded by the coding sequence ATGACTCAGACCGAAAAAATCTTGTACACCTCACGAACCCACACCAGCGGCGGCCGGGATGGCACCTCGCGCAGTTCAGATGGACGACTTGATATCAAACTTTCGTCACCGGGCATGGCCGGGACGGGCACCAATCCAGAGCAACTCTTTGCCGCCGGTTGGTCGGCCTGTTTTATGAGTGCCATGATGCTGGTCGCTGGCAAGATGAATCGAAAACTGCCAGCAGACGCCGCCATTGATGCAGAAGTCGACTTGGGCCTGTGCGGCGACGAATTCCTGCTACGCGCACGACTGAACATCAGCCTACCTGGACTGGAACGCGAGACTGCCCAGGCGGTGGTGGATGGCGCACACCAAATCTGCCCGTATTCTCGGGCCACGCGAGGAAATATCGACGTGTCAATCAACCTCGTCTAA